The DNA segment TTGTATGAAATCCGAACCATCAAATTACATACATTTGGATTTGGTTAGGATTTAAACCCAAAAACCGAAAACCTGAGTTAAAcctgaaaaatagaaaaaaaaatattgggtATTTCGTTCTTTTTTGAATAACTTTcggtttataaattatatttttagatatatagttattttacaagtttataattaaatataactaattttgtagcTAAATGAATTGTATTTCATGTATTGAGTTCcggttcggttttggttttcCGAGTTTGGAGAAATATGAATTGTTCGGATTTTTGTAAGTTTCAATCATGTAGTTTTTCGGTTCCGTTCCATTTTTCGGTTTCAGATAATATAACTAGTCCTATTGCTCATGATATCTGAGATTGGCATTCTTGCTTTTTCATTCAGAGGACAAGCTGATAAAGACTTCAGAGTTGAAGTGGAAGCAATAGGACATGTCAGGCACAAGAACTTAGTTCGGCTTCTTGGATATTGCGTTGAAGGAACACATAGAATGCTAGTTTATGAGTATGTGAAGAATGGGAACTTAGAGCAATGGCTACACGGAGACATGAAGCACCAAGGGCATCTCACGTGGGAGGCACGGATCAAAGTTCTCGTTGGCACTGCTAAAGCGTAAGCTTTATGATGAttcttgtttcttgtttttttctttcttgtagtGTAATAAGCTTATGAGAATGTGTTGCGGCTGGCACAGGCTGGCTTATCTTCATGAAGCTATTGAGCCAAAAGTGGTGCATAGAGACATCAAATCAGGGAATATACTTATGGATGATAACTTCGACGCCAAGTTATCTGACTTTGGTCTTGCTAAACTGCTTGGAGCTGATAGTAGTTACGTGAGTACTCGTGTTATGGGTACATTCGGGTGAGTTATACAAATTGTAGCTTTAAATAATCTCTATTTGGTTgcttaaaacattttttctatGTTTAATATTCAGATATGTGGCGCCTGAATACGCAAACTCTGGTCTCCTAAACGAGAAGAGCGACGTGTACAGCTTTGGTGTTGTTCTCTTGGAAGCTATTACTGGAAGGTACCCAGTGGATTATGATCGACCTAAAGAAGAGGTAATGCAAAGAACTCACACACTTTGGAATAGAGAGGACATGAATCAGAGGTTGATCTTGTTTCATgaaatgtgtgtgtgtgtttaggtGCATATGGTGGAGTGGTTGAAGTTAATGGTGCAGCAGAAACAGTTTGAAGAAGTGGTGGATAAAGAGATTGAGATCAAACCATCAAAGAGCGAACTTAAACGAGCGCTTTTGACAGCTTTGAGATGTGTTGATCCTGATGCAGACAAGAGGCCAACGATGAGTCAAGTGGCTAGAATGCTTGAATCAGATGAATACCCTGTCATGTCTAGAGAGGTATCTatagaaataatttttaaacgATATTGTTAATATAAATGGTTTTGATGAATGTTTAATTAGgaacgaagaagaaggagaagtcAGAACACAGAGCTGCCTAGAGAAAGCACAGAGGCTAATCAAGATGAGATAGTAACAGAAGCAAAGACTTGAGTAACAAACAGAGATATACACTGAACGCACTTTTAGATTCGTTGGAGGTTGTTTAGATTCTTTACTTTTCTATGTTTTAATTATACATGTAGAGAGGAAAACAAGATATGTTTCTCTTGTCTGGAGGAGGAGAGATCTTTTGTATAGCTTTCTTTCACTACCTTCAGACACAGTTACAGTCGCAGATATTTACAAATTGTATGGTTTCTTCTACCTTTATACTTTATTACAACATCAACTTTAAAAATCGATTTTCTCCATGACTTGCAAGACATTATTCTACATTAAAATAGCAAGATGATACATCTTTCTCAGTTTTACAAAATGGTACAAACACAATATTGCTGTATATTGTAAAATTAGGAGAAACTTACATCCCATGCATGAAATAccataaaaagagaaaatagagCAACATTGGAGTTGGGGCTTTTTTtattagaaataaataaaaaaagccTATTTTGCACGAATTTACACAAATTGGATTCAAACAAAAACAGATGAAATAGTGGATGGTGAAGCGTGTTTGTGAGGATATCAATCAATAAGTGTTGTTCCTGTTAGGAGTTTGAGGAGCAGAGAGAGGAGGATTGAGCAGAGGCTGAAGAGCCTTCACCACTATGCTCATGTTTGGCCTGAAGTCTGCCTCGTATTGCACACATAGCACAGCTACTGCAGCCAGCTGCCATAAGAGAGAAAACCATAATCAGACTCAAAGAATCACACATCAATACTTAGGTTCTATAGTAGATGTCTTATATCTCATTAGGGGGATGCAACCAATGGAGAAGCAGTTTCTAAGTCATGTCCTAAGCCCTAAGGTAAGCCTTCTCGACTAAAGCGGTGATAGTACTTAAGACAAAGGTTATGGAGGAAAGTTACCTTGGCAACAAGCTTTGGGAATTCACCGTTTAGTCTTGCATCAACGCACTGCTTCACCTTGTCTTCACTCAGCTTAGGGGTTGCCTGAGACCACACGAACATGTTTTCATTTAATAATGGTTTATGTTTCTAGAGAAAGTTTTGAGTATCTACTCTCTCACAATCTAAGAGTTTGTTCTTCCTACAACATTCTCTAACTTGTATGAGTAAAATTAGAAAAAGGAAGCAGAGGTGCATTAAGCATTACCCATGTCACGAGACATTGCTGTCCACGTGGTAAGGTATTATCAACTGGTTTACGACCTGTGAGGAGCTCTACCAGAACAACCCCAAAACTATAGATATCATCACTCTTCGTGCTCAATGTTCCTGTCATTGCATACCTGTAAAGCAGAACTCAATTGtaaatttagattttgaaattccGAAACATAACTTTCGAATTGGATGACTATTTACGATTCACATAAACGACTTATTTCCAACCAGAAGTACTGTATAGTAACAATTACACACAATCTTTCAGCTCCGTCTTAATTCCACATATTTAATGTTATGCAACCTATTATTCCTCAATCCTAAAGATCGAAACCCGAGCCCACATAAACCATGGTTTTTCATTGATTTAGTGGTTTGCAACATAAACCAGATTTGAAAacttaaaccaaaccaaagaaaaaaaaattaaaccaaagaatgaaaaaaaacagACCAAAGAATAAACCAACCCGGCCCGTCACATCTTCCTTCTAACATCGACATGCTTCTCAGGGCATATTCAatttcactctatttttcactctaaaatagagtgtagagtaaaaatgctctaatgatattatatttctcactctataatagagtaaaaaatagttGTACTCCAAATATATAGTAACTTgtctttttttgttcatcattttattttctaccTAGGTTACATGGAATCAGAAGCGGGTGCGTGGAAGCGGAATCGTTTGGAAGCGTGGAATCgagtttttaaaaaacattaggGAGCGGGTACGTCTTGGaagtgtgtatatataatatataaatatataatattattaaagtaTTTATACACAAGAAAACTAGAgatgaaaaaaatatgattagtatttttttttttgacagctaATATGATTAGTGTAAGTATTAAAAAATTGTGCAGCATACTATGATTTTAACTTTGTGTCTCAAAGTTCATGAGctagaaaaaaacaaatggcTAAGCATAAAgtttcatattaaaatatttttttaaagggtttcgtatattataaataattaggtgaaacttttttttttcttaaaaggtTTCGTATACTGTATGTCAAATGGATATTTCAATTGGGGCAAAACATATTTAAAGCCCAAGCTATGTTTGTGAAACTCTTCACTTTCTTCGTTATGAAAGCACCGATAATATACAGTCCGCTTCCGGTCGACACACCGTCCGCTTCCGATTCTGGAACCTGTGTTTCTATTATGATTCCAAGCAGCTCTTTTCAAGAATTGTGATTCCCATGCGATTCCAAGCGATTCCGAACGATTCCGGTTCCGGTTCCGGGACGGGAATCGTAGCTCCACAACGATTCCGTGCAACGTagttttctactctaaaatagagtttcattggagcaaactcaaactctattatagagttattttattttagagtaaaaaaagaGCAAACCATTAGATATGGTCTCATGCTTCATTATTTTCAGGTTAGAAATCAACAtactaataattatataaaggaagaaaaaaatgagaaagaaaagccattcgtcaatttttttttcgttaatggctttaaaaacaataaaatacgGAGAACTTGCAATTGGGAGAAGACAGATTCAGAGAGATGTTAGGGCAAGAGATTGAGTTTCTGTCCATAGCTGATTATCTTAAGATATTACGTTCTGGGACTGAGAATTACGATTTACATATACAAATTGGAGAAGGTTAATGGTGTCTTTGATGGTGGAGAGTTTAAAGTTAACGGGTCAGATATTGGGTGAGGAAGTAATTCGTTGGATTTGGACTGggtgagaggaagaagatgagatgATGAtgggtttttcggtttaaaGTGGCTTATTAAGAtggatttaattaattttggtttattatttcTAATCTGgttgtttttggtttaattaagtTATCCATTCGTTATTGTCCAAATTGAAAAATGGATAATCCGAAATAAAGCGGCTAAGTTTCGGTTTTAGTTTAAACCTTAAATATTATGTGGTTTACGGTTCGAAATTTTGAATCAAGGAGTAATAAGGtgaataacttttaaataagtGGAATTAAGACAAAACTGAAAGATTGTGTGTAACTGTTACTATACGATAGTTTTTGCGGAGAAGCTGAAACATTATGCGGATGactatttacatatttaaagcTAGAAAACACATAACAGCGTTAAGGTATAACAAAAACACTGAAATTATAACGCATCATCGGAAATCAATTGTATCAAGTTTACCGATGACTCATGCAAAAGACAGTCAATTTTCGTTGGAATTTTTCGACAAAGTACTGACAAGTTTGTTATAACACTCcgacaaaataataa comes from the Brassica rapa cultivar Chiifu-401-42 chromosome A01, CAAS_Brap_v3.01, whole genome shotgun sequence genome and includes:
- the LOC103839272 gene encoding probable receptor-like protein kinase At3g17420 isoform X1; translation: MASELKQTLTKRYGALQLWEIIVIALFAAFILILALSVWLSFRKKSRKSNFTQLPLTQTPHLPEEIKDISVDHVLSNNNGTSHQTLDEKFSERDIENGDGNYSGSLEKKTAVGSHLSPATTPSAAAHSPLSGLPEGSHIGWGHWFTLRDLQLATNHFSKENIIGDGGYGVVYHGTLANKTPVAVKKLLNNPGQADKDFRVEVEAIGHVRHKNLVRLLGYCVEGTHRMLVYEYVKNGNLEQWLHGDMKHQGHLTWEARIKVLVGTAKALAYLHEAIEPKVVHRDIKSGNILMDDNFDAKLSDFGLAKLLGADSSYVSTRVMGTFGYVAPEYANSGLLNEKSDVYSFGVVLLEAITGRYPVDYDRPKEEVHMVEWLKLMVQQKQFEEVVDKEIEIKPSKSELKRALLTALRCVDPDADKRPTMSQVARMLESDEYPVMSREERRRRRSQNTELPRESTEANQDEIVTEAKT
- the LOC103839272 gene encoding probable receptor-like protein kinase At3g17420 isoform X2, translating into MASELKQTLTKRYGALQLWEIIVIALFAAFILILALSVWLSFRKKSRKSNFTQLPLTQTPHLPEEIKDISVDHVLSNNNGTSHQTLDEKFSERDIENGDGNYSGSLEKKTAVGSHLSPATTPSAAAHSPLSGLPEGSHIGWGHWFTLRDLQLATNHFSKENIIGDGGYGVVYHGTLANKTPVAVKKLLNNPGQADKDFRVEVEAIGHVRHKNLVRLLGYCVEGTHRMLVYEYVKNGNLEQWLHGDMKHQGHLTWEARIKVLVGTAKALAYLHEAIEPKVVHRDIKSGNILMDDNFDAKLSDFGLAKLLGADSSYVSTRVMGTFGYVAPEYANSGLLNEKSDVYSFGVVLLEAITGRYPVDYDRPKEEVHMVEWLKLMVQQKQFEEVVDKEIEIKPSKSELKRALLTALRCVDPDADKRPTMSQVARMLESDEYPVMSREKKEKSEHRAA